In the genome of Dermacentor andersoni chromosome 3, qqDerAnde1_hic_scaffold, whole genome shotgun sequence, one region contains:
- the LOC140216586 gene encoding uncharacterized protein: MMDKEVTADLLSVHISSLEEKNQRLQHDLDSGRSCLAKAAPGERDVLCSNPDMVVFYTGLPNYAVLEAVYILVQPHISSHLVLVNFIALASVTLIEAYNNSAVLSYRFGIHQSTVTRTVERWLDAAYITLSSLIKWPGREDLQRTMTMAFQETFGKKVAVILDCFEVFVDRPSAMEPRSLTWSTYKHANTMKYLIGIAPQGVITYISRGWGGHTNDKMLAESCGILSNLLPSDSVLADRGFFISDAVGMCGAKLQIPAFTKGKPQLTAYSVEATRRLANVKIHVERVIGLVRNKYSFLKSTLPTEFLEPKVLNGIKVSALDKVVFVCTALTNLCDSVVPFD, encoded by the exons ATGATGGACAAAGAGGTGACAGCTGACCTGCTGTCAGTCCACATCTCTTCACTGGAGGAAAAAAACCAGCGCCTTCAGCATGACCTGGATAGTGGACGCAGTTGCCTGGCAAAGGCAGCCCCTGGAGAGAGGGATGTGCTCTGCAGCAACCCAGACATGGTTGTGTTTTACACAGGGCTGCCAAATTATGCAGTTTTAGAGGCTGTTTACATCCTAGTTCAGCCTCATATAAG TAGCCATCTTGTGCTGGTGAACTTTATTGCATTAGCTTCAGTAACACTTATTGAAGCATATAACAACTCGGCAGTCTTATCTTACAGGTTTGGCATTCACCAGTCAACCGTAACGAGGACAGTAGAAAGGTGGCTTGATGCTGCTTACATTACGCTCAGCAGTCTGATCAAATGGCCAGGACGTGAAGATCTTCAAAGAACGATGACAATGGCATTTCAAGAAACATTTGGCAAGAAGGTAGCAGTGATTCTCGATTGTTTTGAAGTCTTTGTGGACAGACCTTCAGCCATGGAACCTAGATCATTAACATGGTCTACGTACAAGCATGCGAACACCATGAAGTACTTAATTGGCATCGCTCCACAAGGTGTAATTACGTACATATCAAGAGGGTGGGGTGGACACACCAATGACAAAATGCTGGCAGAATCATGTGGCATTCTTAGCAACCTGCTACCTAGCGACTCTGTGCTGGCTGACAGGGGTTTCTTTATCTCTGATGCCGTGGGCATGTGTGGAGCGAAGCTGCAAATCCCAGCCTTCACCAAAGGGAAGCCACAGCTTACTGCATACTCTGTTGAGGCAACACGTAGGCTAGCAAATGTTAAGATTCATGTTGAAAGAGTTATTGGGTTAGTCAGGAACAAGTACTCCTTTCTCAAAAGCACTCTTCCGACAGAATTTTTGGAGCCGAAGGTGCTCAACGGCATAAAAGTCAGCGCActtgacaaggttgtatttgtgtGTACCGCACTTACCAACCTGTGCGACTCTGTTGTACCATTTGACTGA